A segment of the Aureliella helgolandensis genome:
CGTTTTTCTGCTGCAGCTTCGCTTCGAGCTTCTCGATCTTGGCGGCATTGGCATCCTGCTGCATACGCACGTTGGCGGCGTTCTTTTTACGCTCGAATGCGCCTGCTCCGTTTTCAAACAGCAGCTTTTGCCAATTGTAGAAATTGACGACACTGATCCCGTGCTTGTCACAGACCTCTGAAACGGGCACCTTCTCAATCAAGTGCTCGCGTACAATCGCTATCTTCTGTTCTGGCGTTAAAATCTTACGTGTTGACATTCTGCGATACCCTTTATGGAACCGCTATACTCTACCACGCGTTTCATGACACACTTGCAAAATGAGCAATACAGGCTGCTTTCTGATGGGGAATTTACTTGCCCCAGCTCGATCATCGGGGCGCTATTCGGGTTAAATCTTATGAGTGTCGCTGATCAAAAAGGTCTAGTATTGAAGGCGAACCGATTGCGTTTTTTCGCAACGACCGCCTGGGGCAGTCTGACGATCGGCCTACTTGTTTTCGCGT
Coding sequences within it:
- a CDS encoding transposase; amino-acid sequence: MSTRKILTPEQKIAIVREHLIEKVPVSEVCDKHGISVVNFYNWQKLLFENGAGAFERKKNAANVRMQQDANAAKIEKLEAKLQQKNEVIAELLQEHVELKKELGES